Within Ipomoea triloba cultivar NCNSP0323 chromosome 9, ASM357664v1, the genomic segment taagattaaggtCTCCCCCTCTTAAATTCCCCTATGAAATGCAATTAGAGGGAGGATGAATCAAACATTCCTAGAATGTCTCTTCCAAATTTTCTGAATTTCAACATTAAGTCCCCTCTTTACTGTCCCAAACCCTCTGAGGCATTCAACCTTCATGCTGCTCCTTCAAACTTGTTTCTTTCAAGTTCTAAACACTTTGAATGCCCTTCTTCTCTCTTCCCTCCACCAAACCAGGTCTATACCGAACTTAATTAGCTTCTTTAtacatttcatttcaattccTAGCAGTTtctgaaacttttttttttttatatatatatttgtgtggtTGGCAGAGTGTTGCAGCCATTGTGTTTGGAGATGGATCCCATTCGCAGCTGTATCCCCTCACAAAGCGGAGATCAGAAGCTGCGCTGCCCATTGCAGGGAATTACAGGCTTGTCGACGCTGTTGTGAGCAACTGCATTAACAGTAACATAACCAAGATATATGCACTCACACAATTTAACTCCACTTCTTTGAATTCCCACCTTTCAAGAGCTTATTCTAGTGCGCGATTTGGGAAAGATGGCGGCTTTGTTGAAGTCGTTGCAGCTTACCAGAGCCCCGAAGGCAAGGGCTGGTTTCAGGTCCtaacattttcttctttttctaccattacacacacatatatatgatcATGATTCATGAATGTGTTTTCCTCAGCTCATTCAACTTTAAACCATCCATATATCTATCTAGGGAACTGCTGATGCTATAAGAAGATGTTTGTGGATACTAGAAGAGTATCCGTTTTTCGAGCTTCTGGTTCTTCCTGGCTACCATCTTTACAAAATGGATTACCAGAAACTGATTGAGGTTCACAGAAACAACAATGCTGATATCACAGTTGCTGTCTCTAGTAATACTAGCAGGCATGATGATGAAGATTCAGGGTTTGGATTTTTCCATGTAAATTCCGAAAACAAAGTCACAAGCTTTAATGAGAAACCAGAAATCCCTGCAGTATGTTTGTTTTCTCCATCTATCTTTCTCATCTCATTCTATCATTCAATCTTCCAGTGCAAGAATGGACAACGACACGAGAGCTTTTTTCCTCTTTCAGGCAGAAACCTCTGTGAAGATCAATGGTATAGGTAACGATAG encodes:
- the LOC116030987 gene encoding inactive glucose-1-phosphate adenylyltransferase small subunit 2, chloroplastic isoform X1; amino-acid sequence: MSLPNFLNFNIKSPLYCPKPSEAFNLHAAPSNLFLSSSKHFECPSSLFPPPNQSVAAIVFGDGSHSQLYPLTKRRSEAALPIAGNYRLVDAVVSNCINSNITKIYALTQFNSTSLNSHLSRAYSSARFGKDGGFVEVVAAYQSPEGKGWFQGTADAIRRCLWILEEYPFFELLVLPGYHLYKMDYQKLIEVHRNNNADITVAVSSNTSRHDDEDSGFGFFHVNSENKVTSFNEKPEIPAAETSVKINGIGNDSFPSMGIYVVSRDAMIKLLTEHFPLANDLRSEIIPGAISLEMKVYAYKFDGYWEDMRNIEAYYRSNMESTKKTNNAYNSFYDRYSPLYTLPRHLPPSLITDAVITDSAIGDGCILNRCRIKNTVVGMRTRVGEGAVIEDSVVLGSDNYESISTEEETIRTPLGIGEGSHIKKAIIDKNARIGKNVKILNRDNVQEGNNEAAGYIVSRGIVVILRSAVIPDGSIV
- the LOC116030987 gene encoding inactive glucose-1-phosphate adenylyltransferase small subunit 2, chloroplastic isoform X2, whose protein sequence is MSLPNFLNFNIKSPLYCPKPSEAFNLHAAPSNLFLSSSKHFECPSSLFPPPNQSVAAIVFGDGSHSQLYPLTKRRSEAALPIAGNYRLVDAVVSNCINSNITKIYALTQFNSTSLNSHLSRAYSSARFGKDGGFVEVVAAYQSPEGKGWFQGTADAIRRCLWILEEYPFFELLVLPGYHLYKMDYQKLIEVHRNNNADITVAVSSNTSRHDDEDSGFGFFHVNSENKVTSFNEKPEIPAAETSVKINGIGNDSFPSMGIYVVSRDAMIKLLTEHFPLANDLRSEIIPGAISLEMKVYAYKFDGYWEDMRNIEAYYRSNMESTKKTNNAYNFYDRYSPLYTLPRHLPPSLITDAVITDSAIGDGCILNRCRIKNTVVGMRTRVGEGAVIEDSVVLGSDNYESISTEEETIRTPLGIGEGSHIKKAIIDKNARIGKNVKILNRDNVQEGNNEAAGYIVSRGIVVILRSAVIPDGSIV